One Nitrospirota bacterium genomic window carries:
- a CDS encoding YkgJ family cysteine cluster protein produces the protein MDDVFNKLRSFPGEKIELTYKDKFSFRCHKDIECFNQCCKGGLEIFLTPYDVLRIKNAIGITSSEFLATYAIQVTLEKSNIPFLKLRMDENKNCYFNREDGCAIYTNRPLACRYYPIGYAVMKSTRPFEGDDFYFKIQESFCKGHNESALWDIETWRTNQEINIYEDANKDWVDLILNKKLYGSSVKLDDKSTAIYMLGSFDMDAFREFLLKSTFLKRFDVEEDELELITTDELQLLKFANKWLKFALFKEPTMNLKQG, from the coding sequence ATGGATGATGTATTTAATAAACTACGGAGCTTTCCTGGTGAAAAGATAGAGCTTACCTATAAGGATAAGTTTAGTTTCAGGTGCCACAAAGACATCGAGTGTTTTAATCAGTGCTGCAAAGGCGGATTGGAGATATTTTTAACGCCTTATGATGTGCTTAGAATAAAAAACGCAATCGGGATAACATCGTCGGAATTCCTGGCTACGTACGCTATTCAGGTCACGCTTGAAAAGAGCAATATACCTTTTTTAAAACTGAGAATGGATGAAAATAAAAATTGTTATTTTAACAGGGAGGACGGATGTGCAATATACACTAACAGACCGCTTGCATGCAGGTACTATCCGATAGGGTATGCGGTTATGAAGTCAACCCGGCCGTTTGAGGGAGATGATTTTTATTTTAAGATACAGGAGAGTTTTTGCAAAGGCCACAATGAGTCAGCGCTTTGGGATATAGAGACATGGCGAACTAATCAGGAGATTAATATATACGAGGATGCCAACAAGGACTGGGTTGACCTGATTTTAAATAAAAAACTCTACGGAAGCAGCGTCAAGCTCGATGATAAATCCACGGCTATTTATATGTTGGGGAGTTTTGATATGGATGCGTTCAGGGAGTTTTTACTAAAGAGCACTTTCCTTAAACGCTTTGATGTTGAAGAGGATGAGCTAGAGCTAATAACTACCGATGAGCTGCAGCTTCTGAAGTTTGCTAATAAATGGCTAAAATTTGCGCTGTTTAAAGAGCCGACCATGAATTTGAAGCAGGGTTAA
- a CDS encoding M23 family metallopeptidase: MFRNEKSSGLIRFTYYGLGIVIAALVIFLLYTLISSKPPVISGLDGLAKLPRKKDVPIKIDCKSTIKSVSITISQGDNTKAQEILSDNPGKKTADYLLKIEPVKLSLKDGTAQIKVIIKSGLFTKTEKMFETVIDTIPPIIAVLDSTYISDQGSATAVLIEASGADSVYVKIGDKTYPAVNSIFKNKNHYFCIYPLDVDYNGTVPLTAVAEDNAGNMVMTPIKTIFKPTVYRKDIIKISDDFIKRQVYPLLGITEGEMPPVDAFIKLNEGWRKDNEAKIQEISAKSVSEILWQGAFIQMKNTKVFAHFGDIRSYEYGGKIISGSRHMGYDLASLANSPVPAANSGIVQFAGNLGIYGNAIIIDHGLGLMSLYGHLSAIMVKEGDKVVKGGIIAKSGMTGFAGGDHLHFAIICHGVYVSPVQWWDKLWIDKRISLVLNKG, encoded by the coding sequence ATGTTTAGAAATGAAAAAAGTTCAGGCTTAATAAGGTTCACTTACTACGGATTGGGCATAGTTATTGCCGCTCTTGTAATTTTTCTGCTTTATACGTTAATAAGCTCTAAACCTCCGGTAATCTCAGGACTGGACGGATTAGCAAAACTCCCGCGCAAAAAAGATGTTCCAATTAAAATAGATTGTAAATCCACTATAAAATCTGTTTCAATCACTATATCACAGGGTGACAACACTAAAGCACAAGAGATTCTTTCAGATAACCCCGGGAAAAAAACAGCTGATTACCTTCTTAAAATAGAGCCAGTAAAACTATCACTTAAGGACGGCACAGCTCAAATAAAAGTTATCATAAAAAGCGGATTATTTACAAAGACCGAAAAAATGTTTGAAACGGTTATTGACACAATCCCACCGATTATCGCAGTGCTTGATTCCACATACATTTCCGATCAAGGTTCTGCTACAGCAGTGTTAATAGAGGCCTCCGGAGCAGATTCTGTTTATGTTAAAATCGGCGATAAAACATATCCTGCAGTAAATTCTATTTTTAAAAACAAAAACCACTACTTCTGTATTTATCCGCTTGATGTTGACTACAATGGCACTGTTCCTTTAACTGCTGTAGCAGAAGACAATGCCGGAAATATGGTTATGACACCAATTAAAACCATATTTAAGCCCACAGTTTATAGAAAAGACATTATCAAAATATCTGATGATTTTATAAAACGTCAGGTCTATCCACTCCTTGGAATTACAGAAGGAGAGATGCCTCCTGTGGATGCCTTTATAAAACTTAACGAGGGCTGGAGAAAAGATAATGAAGCTAAAATACAGGAAATATCAGCTAAGAGCGTAAGTGAGATTCTTTGGCAGGGCGCCTTTATTCAAATGAAAAACACAAAAGTGTTTGCCCATTTTGGAGATATCCGCTCATACGAATACGGGGGAAAGATAATAAGCGGCAGCCGTCACATGGGATATGATCTTGCCTCTTTAGCTAACTCACCGGTTCCAGCCGCTAACTCAGGCATTGTGCAATTTGCGGGCAATCTCGGAATCTACGGCAATGCAATAATAATTGACCACGGTCTGGGGCTTATGAGTCTTTATGGACATCTTTCTGCAATTATGGTAAAGGAAGGGGACAAAGTAGTCAAAGGCGGTATAATTGCTAAAAGCGGAATGACCGGGTTTGCCGGAGGTGACCACCTCCACTTTGCAATTATATGCCACGGCGTATATGTTAGTCCGGTTCAGTGGTGGGATAAACTGTGGATAGATAAACGGATTTCCCTCGTTCTCAATAAGGGTTGA
- the qmoC gene encoding quinone-interacting membrane-bound oxidoreductase complex subunit QmoC — protein MGDGTVVTPDLDFVKSLKSSGADTVKRCYQCATCSAVCSLTPPGDPFPRREMSMAQWGLKADLAADPNIWLCHNCNECTKYCPRGARPGDVLAVLRKQAITENAFPGFLAKIIGEPKLLILTFLIPIVLFLLILNATGHLNIPDGPVVYDHFFPIHYVDPIFITSATFVFISFVISISRFWKNLNTNPHKLMAEGNLVKSIVETLKEFLLHKKFEKCSVNKDRTWAHRFVFFGFLGLFITTNWAVFYIYVLGWHSPYRVDDPAILALFNGSKELVILCYLAFKGFGNLSALALFIGAVLIFNNKAKDKGFVTKTSAFDSSFNVVVMLLFITGILSELLRWGNVANIAYPMYFAHLVFVFYTIAFLPFTKLAHMVYRTTAIVYAKMANKD, from the coding sequence ATGGGTGATGGTACGGTAGTAACGCCTGATCTGGACTTTGTTAAAAGTTTAAAGAGTTCAGGTGCAGATACGGTAAAGAGGTGTTACCAATGTGCTACTTGTTCGGCGGTTTGTAGTTTAACGCCGCCGGGTGATCCGTTTCCCCGCAGGGAAATGTCAATGGCACAGTGGGGCCTTAAGGCGGATTTGGCAGCAGATCCCAATATCTGGTTATGCCATAACTGTAACGAGTGCACCAAGTACTGTCCAAGGGGGGCAAGACCCGGTGATGTACTTGCAGTGCTAAGAAAACAAGCTATCACGGAAAACGCATTTCCCGGGTTTTTAGCAAAGATAATCGGAGAGCCTAAACTCCTTATCTTAACGTTTCTTATACCGATAGTGCTTTTTCTGTTGATTTTAAATGCAACCGGACACTTAAACATTCCGGATGGGCCTGTAGTGTATGACCATTTTTTCCCAATCCACTACGTTGACCCGATTTTTATAACTTCAGCAACCTTTGTGTTTATTTCTTTTGTAATCAGTATAAGCCGGTTTTGGAAAAACCTGAACACAAATCCACACAAGCTGATGGCTGAGGGTAACTTAGTAAAGAGCATTGTGGAGACGCTGAAAGAGTTTTTGTTGCACAAGAAGTTTGAAAAGTGCAGTGTAAATAAGGACAGGACGTGGGCTCACAGGTTTGTGTTTTTTGGTTTTCTGGGGCTTTTTATAACTACCAACTGGGCTGTCTTTTACATTTACGTACTTGGCTGGCATTCGCCATACAGGGTGGATGATCCTGCTATTTTAGCTCTTTTTAATGGCTCAAAGGAGCTGGTAATTCTTTGTTATCTGGCCTTTAAAGGGTTTGGCAATCTTAGTGCTCTGGCCTTGTTTATAGGCGCTGTGTTGATTTTTAACAACAAGGCTAAAGACAAAGGGTTTGTCACAAAGACCTCCGCCTTTGACAGTAGTTTCAACGTAGTTGTAATGTTGCTCTTTATTACCGGTATTCTTTCGGAGCTTCTCAGATGGGGAAACGTGGCAAACATAGCGTACCCGATGTATTTCGCACACTTAGTGTTTGTTTTTTATACGATTGCGTTTTTACCTTTTACAAAGCTCGCTCACATGGTCTATAGGACAACGGCTATCGTATATGCAAAGATGGCAAATAAGGATTAG
- a CDS encoding hydrogenase iron-sulfur subunit — MADSKMGVYICTGCGIGESINVEELQKTARSAASCKTHSFFCSDDGVQVIKDDINNDGINKIVIAACSPRVNTDAFDFDPLLYYTERVNIREHVAWTQPAGAPGTQLLAVDNLSMGMVKASKAEPPVPKTTEVHKSLLIIGGGVTGLTAAIEAAKAGYEAVIVEETAELGGFAKKSFKGFPVKEPFDKLPEQTIGAKIKAAETDPKIKIMLGTKVTSIEGEPGMFEIFVDKSGQEEKFSVGAVVLAIGWKPYDATQLTMYGYGRYKNVVTNVEMETIASKGKITRPSDGKTANSVLFVQCAGQRDENNIPYCSTVCCNVSLKQAKYVRESNPKSSAYIIYKDMRTMGLYEGFYKAAQDDEGIFLAKGEVKGLTEAPDGSIMVDVYNQLLSRDMQIKVDLVVLATGMVSSMLPEGRAVNAVTEEYIGDLVTKQTQDGSSSELVPIPIVLNLKYRQGPELPHLKYGFPDSHFICFPYETRRTGIYAAGAVRHPMDAQQSSTDATGAALKAIQCIELTAQGKAVHPRAGDMTFPEFRLESCTQCRRCTVECPFGVLDEDEKGTPKEHPYRCRRCGTCMGACPQRIISFKNYSVDIISSMIKAVEVPSEGDEPFILAFICENDAYPALDMAGLNRISLNPNFRFIPLRCLGGTNLVWIADALSKGVDGVMLIGCKYGDNYQCHFIKGSQVASERLGKVQETLGRLMLEAERVQQVQLSIDEWDLLPKLMNDFSEQLKGFGPNPYKGF, encoded by the coding sequence ATGGCTGATAGTAAAATGGGCGTATATATATGCACCGGATGTGGTATAGGTGAGTCAATAAATGTTGAGGAACTTCAGAAGACTGCAAGGTCTGCAGCATCTTGTAAGACTCATTCCTTTTTTTGCAGTGATGACGGCGTGCAAGTTATAAAAGATGATATTAACAATGATGGGATAAATAAAATCGTAATAGCTGCCTGCTCACCGAGGGTCAACACTGATGCTTTTGACTTTGATCCGCTTCTTTACTATACGGAAAGAGTGAACATAAGAGAGCATGTGGCGTGGACACAGCCTGCCGGAGCTCCGGGAACGCAGCTTTTGGCTGTCGATAATCTCAGCATGGGAATGGTAAAGGCCTCAAAGGCAGAACCGCCGGTTCCAAAAACCACAGAGGTTCACAAGTCTCTGTTGATTATTGGCGGCGGCGTTACAGGTTTGACTGCTGCAATAGAGGCGGCAAAGGCCGGATATGAGGCAGTTATTGTTGAGGAAACTGCTGAACTTGGTGGTTTTGCTAAAAAATCCTTCAAAGGTTTTCCTGTAAAAGAACCATTTGATAAGTTGCCGGAACAGACAATCGGAGCAAAAATTAAAGCGGCAGAAACTGATCCCAAAATAAAAATAATGCTGGGCACAAAAGTTACCTCTATAGAGGGTGAGCCCGGAATGTTTGAGATATTTGTAGATAAAAGCGGTCAGGAGGAGAAGTTCAGCGTTGGTGCGGTTGTGCTTGCTATCGGCTGGAAACCCTATGATGCCACACAACTTACCATGTATGGTTATGGCCGCTATAAAAATGTTGTAACAAACGTTGAGATGGAAACCATAGCCTCAAAGGGCAAGATAACACGCCCATCGGACGGTAAAACGGCAAACAGCGTTCTGTTTGTCCAGTGTGCCGGCCAAAGAGACGAAAACAACATTCCATACTGTTCTACCGTGTGTTGTAACGTTTCACTTAAACAGGCTAAGTACGTGCGGGAGTCTAATCCTAAATCAAGTGCTTACATAATCTACAAAGATATGCGCACGATGGGTCTGTATGAGGGTTTTTATAAGGCAGCACAGGATGACGAGGGAATATTCCTTGCCAAGGGCGAGGTGAAGGGGCTTACAGAGGCTCCTGACGGCAGCATAATGGTGGACGTGTATAATCAATTGCTAAGCCGTGATATGCAGATAAAGGTTGACCTTGTTGTGCTTGCTACTGGCATGGTATCCAGCATGCTTCCTGAGGGCAGGGCCGTAAACGCAGTTACAGAGGAGTACATTGGAGATCTTGTAACGAAACAAACCCAGGACGGCTCCAGTTCAGAGCTTGTGCCTATACCTATAGTTTTGAATTTAAAATACAGACAAGGCCCCGAACTGCCTCATCTTAAGTACGGTTTCCCTGATTCACATTTTATATGTTTTCCTTATGAAACACGGCGAACCGGAATATATGCGGCAGGGGCGGTAAGGCATCCCATGGACGCACAACAGTCAAGCACAGATGCCACAGGGGCGGCTCTTAAGGCCATTCAGTGTATTGAGCTTACTGCTCAGGGCAAGGCAGTGCACCCACGGGCAGGGGATATGACATTTCCTGAGTTCAGGCTTGAAAGCTGTACTCAGTGCCGCCGTTGTACGGTTGAGTGTCCGTTCGGAGTGCTGGATGAGGACGAAAAGGGAACTCCGAAAGAGCATCCTTATCGCTGCCGCCGTTGTGGTACTTGTATGGGCGCATGTCCTCAGAGAATTATTTCCTTTAAAAACTACAGTGTGGATATAATCTCTTCAATGATAAAAGCGGTTGAAGTACCCTCTGAGGGAGACGAACCGTTTATATTAGCCTTTATCTGTGAAAACGATGCATATCCGGCATTGGATATGGCAGGGTTAAACAGGATATCGTTAAATCCTAATTTCAGGTTTATACCTCTTAGATGCCTTGGCGGAACCAACCTAGTGTGGATAGCTGATGCGCTTTCAAAGGGAGTGGACGGTGTTATGCTTATAGGGTGTAAGTATGGTGATAACTACCAGTGCCACTTTATAAAGGGCTCGCAGGTGGCAAGTGAGAGGCTGGGTAAGGTGCAGGAAACTCTGGGCAGATTGATGCTTGAGGCTGAGAGAGTGCAGCAAGTGCAGCTTTCGATAGATGAATGGGATCTGTTACCGAAATTAATGAACGACTTTTCGGAGCAGTTAAAAGGCTTCGGCCCCAATCCATATAAAGGTTTCTAA
- a CDS encoding sigma-54-dependent Fis family transcriptional regulator, protein MGNFTVVLIDDEKSIRETLSEIFEDEGFTVIKFETGEEGLEYIEKSPPDVIFLDLWLPGIDGLEVLQKIKQINSVLPVIIISGHGKIDQAVKATKLGAYDFLEKPLSLERVLLTAKNAIEKKELQVQNETLKKDMIQKHTMVGESRAIVDLKKEIEIAGKSNARVLIMGESGVGKELVARNLHYQSDRANRAFVEVNCVAIPQELIESELFGHEKGSFTGAFEKKKGKFELANEGTLFLDEIGDMSMTTQAKLLRIIETQEFQRVGGSKNIKVDVRIIAATNKDLQKEVKQGKFREDLFFRLNVIPVIVPPLRERKDDLPMLIEHFMSSFAAEYARPLRAISPEAMNTLLAHDWPGNVRELKNTLERLFIMTQSKVITANDISVGDSPQKDYFAYETLREARDSFEKDYIIRQLVKHKWNVSKTAETLQIERSNLHRKIKGYDIDIP, encoded by the coding sequence ATGGGCAATTTTACAGTAGTTTTAATTGATGACGAAAAGAGTATAAGAGAGACGCTTTCAGAGATTTTTGAGGATGAGGGATTTACTGTAATAAAGTTTGAAACTGGTGAGGAGGGCTTAGAGTATATTGAAAAGTCACCGCCTGATGTAATATTTCTTGACCTGTGGCTTCCCGGCATAGACGGCCTTGAGGTGCTTCAGAAAATAAAACAAATTAACTCAGTGCTGCCAGTTATAATAATATCGGGACACGGTAAAATTGACCAGGCAGTAAAAGCCACCAAACTCGGTGCTTATGATTTCCTTGAAAAACCCCTGTCACTGGAACGTGTGCTGCTGACTGCTAAAAACGCAATAGAAAAAAAGGAACTTCAGGTACAAAACGAAACTCTCAAAAAGGATATGATTCAAAAACATACTATGGTGGGCGAATCAAGGGCAATAGTTGATCTAAAAAAGGAAATAGAAATAGCCGGTAAGAGCAATGCACGGGTGTTGATAATGGGAGAAAGTGGTGTAGGAAAAGAGCTTGTAGCAAGAAATCTCCACTACCAAAGTGACAGGGCAAACAGAGCATTTGTTGAGGTTAATTGTGTTGCCATTCCTCAGGAACTTATAGAAAGTGAGCTTTTTGGCCACGAGAAGGGTTCCTTTACGGGAGCCTTTGAAAAGAAAAAAGGTAAGTTTGAGCTTGCAAACGAGGGCACCCTGTTTCTTGATGAAATCGGTGATATGTCTATGACTACACAGGCAAAACTGCTGAGAATCATAGAGACTCAGGAGTTTCAGAGAGTGGGCGGCAGTAAAAACATTAAGGTGGACGTACGAATCATTGCTGCAACAAATAAGGACCTCCAAAAAGAAGTTAAACAGGGAAAATTCCGCGAAGATCTTTTTTTCCGCCTTAATGTTATCCCTGTTATAGTGCCTCCCCTCAGGGAACGGAAAGATGACCTGCCAATGCTTATAGAGCACTTTATGAGCTCCTTTGCTGCCGAGTATGCGCGCCCCCTGAGAGCTATAAGCCCTGAAGCCATGAACACTCTTCTTGCCCACGACTGGCCTGGTAACGTAAGAGAACTAAAAAACACTCTTGAACGGCTTTTCATAATGACTCAATCAAAAGTTATAACAGCAAACGATATATCCGTAGGCGACTCTCCTCAAAAAGACTACTTTGCTTATGAGACACTCAGAGAGGCCCGTGACTCCTTTGAAAAGGACTACATAATCAGACAATTGGTCAAACACAAGTGGAATGTATCTAAAACCGCTGAAACTCTTCAAATTGAGAGAAGCAACCTTCACAGAAAAATCAAAGGTTATGATATAGATATCCCATAA
- a CDS encoding adenylyl-sulfate reductase subunit alpha has translation MELETCNFSYCQKPEMIEVETDLLLIGGGMACCGAAFEAARWATPKGLKLTMVDKAATDRSGAVAMGLSAINTYMGENDPKDYVKYVKGDLMGIIREDLVYDVGRHVDDSVHLFEEWGLPVWKRADDGHTLDGAQPAKKLTEGGKPVRSGKWQIMINGESYKVIVAEAAKKALEFNRAGTGQAQNHYERVFIVKLLLDAKEPNRVAAAVGFSVRENKAYIFKAKSMLLAAGGAVNVFRPRSVAEGQGRAWYPVWNAGTTYALAAQVGAELVLMENRFVPARFKDGYGPVGAWFLFFKAKATNALGEDYCVTNFESTNKLYGKYCSDPHKLGTAIRNHMMMIDMKAGKGPIWMNTHNAMAELGKTMDAKQIKHLEAEAWEDFLDMCIGQAGMWAANNVEPDKSPSEIMPTEPYLLGSHAGCAGLWVSGPTDLGAPKEWSWGYDRMTTVKGLFTAGDGVGASGHKFSSGSHAEGRTAAKAMVAFCLDNASYKPAVSKSNEELAAELYLPFEIYEKYKNYSTDPNVNPHYIRPKMLQARLQKIMDEYVAGVSVWYMTSKTMLTEGLRQLVLLKEDATRMAASDLHELMRCWENYHRIWTGESHARHILFREDSRYPGYYYRGDFNLVDDQNWKCFTISKYNLQTNQWELSKRDYVQLFPD, from the coding sequence ATGGAATTAGAAACATGTAATTTTTCTTATTGCCAGAAGCCTGAGATGATTGAAGTCGAGACCGACTTGCTTTTAATCGGTGGTGGTATGGCTTGCTGCGGTGCGGCTTTTGAGGCTGCTCGCTGGGCTACCCCAAAGGGTCTTAAATTAACCATGGTTGATAAGGCTGCCACAGACAGAAGCGGCGCAGTTGCCATGGGTCTCTCTGCTATCAACACCTACATGGGTGAAAATGATCCTAAGGATTATGTTAAATACGTGAAAGGCGACCTTATGGGAATCATAAGGGAGGACTTAGTATATGATGTAGGCAGGCACGTAGATGATTCAGTGCATCTTTTTGAAGAATGGGGTCTCCCTGTTTGGAAAAGAGCCGACGACGGCCACACACTGGACGGAGCACAGCCAGCTAAGAAACTTACCGAGGGCGGCAAGCCGGTTAGAAGCGGTAAGTGGCAGATAATGATTAATGGTGAGTCATACAAAGTAATAGTGGCAGAAGCTGCAAAGAAAGCCCTTGAGTTTAACAGAGCAGGCACAGGCCAGGCCCAGAACCACTATGAGAGAGTGTTTATCGTAAAGCTCCTTCTGGATGCTAAAGAGCCTAACCGTGTTGCGGCAGCAGTTGGTTTCAGCGTCAGAGAGAACAAAGCATATATATTTAAAGCAAAGAGCATGCTTTTGGCAGCCGGCGGAGCGGTTAACGTATTCAGACCGCGTTCAGTGGCAGAGGGCCAGGGTAGAGCATGGTATCCAGTATGGAACGCAGGCACCACCTACGCATTAGCAGCACAGGTTGGAGCAGAGCTCGTTCTTATGGAAAACAGATTCGTTCCTGCAAGATTTAAAGATGGTTACGGCCCTGTTGGCGCATGGTTCCTTTTCTTTAAAGCAAAAGCCACCAACGCTCTTGGCGAGGACTACTGTGTAACCAACTTTGAGTCAACCAACAAGCTCTATGGTAAATACTGTTCAGACCCTCACAAACTCGGCACTGCTATCAGAAATCACATGATGATGATTGATATGAAAGCCGGCAAAGGTCCTATTTGGATGAACACCCACAATGCTATGGCAGAGCTTGGAAAGACCATGGATGCCAAACAGATCAAGCATCTTGAGGCTGAGGCATGGGAGGACTTTCTCGATATGTGTATCGGACAGGCCGGTATGTGGGCGGCTAACAATGTTGAGCCGGATAAGTCGCCATCCGAGATTATGCCTACCGAACCGTATCTCCTTGGCTCACACGCAGGTTGTGCAGGGCTTTGGGTAAGTGGTCCGACTGACCTCGGCGCTCCTAAAGAGTGGAGTTGGGGTTATGACAGAATGACCACCGTAAAGGGCCTCTTTACAGCAGGCGACGGTGTTGGTGCATCAGGCCACAAATTCTCCTCAGGCTCACACGCCGAGGGCAGAACCGCAGCTAAGGCTATGGTAGCCTTCTGTCTCGATAACGCCAGCTACAAGCCAGCAGTATCAAAGAGCAATGAGGAGCTGGCAGCCGAGCTCTATCTGCCGTTTGAAATATATGAAAAATACAAAAACTACAGCACAGATCCTAACGTAAACCCCCACTACATCAGACCGAAGATGCTTCAGGCAAGACTGCAGAAGATTATGGACGAGTATGTAGCCGGTGTTTCCGTATGGTATATGACCAGCAAAACAATGCTTACCGAGGGTTTAAGGCAGTTGGTTTTGCTTAAGGAGGATGCTACAAGAATGGCAGCCTCTGACCTTCACGAGCTTATGAGATGCTGGGAGAACTATCACAGAATATGGACTGGTGAGTCACATGCCAGACACATTCTGTTCAGAGAAGATTCCCGTTACCCTGGCTACTACTACAGAGGAGACTTCAACCTCGTGGACGATCAGAATTGGAAGTGCTTCACAATATCCAAGTACAACCTTCAGACCAACCAGTGGGAGTTGTCAAAGAGAGACTACGTACAGTTATTCCCAGACTGA
- a CDS encoding CoB--CoM heterodisulfide reductase iron-sulfur subunit A family protein: MPEEKTAQMVVIGGGISGMTTAIEAAEAGITSVIIEKSPYLGGRVAQLNKYFPKLCPPYCGMEINFRRIKQNSKISYYTMSEVESVSGSEGNFTVKVKINPRLVNSKCTACNKCVEVCPVERTNLFNFGLDKTKAVYLPHDMAFPMRYVIDDTLCTKASCAKCAAVCKYDAIDFDMKPETVEIKTQSVVYATGWNPYDAKKMDNLGFGKVKNAVTNMMMERMASPNGPTKGKIVRPSDKKEPKTVAFVQCAGSRDINHLAHCSAICCMASLKQATYLREQYPDSNVFIYYIDLRTPGKYEDFLKKIQADENVHMIKGKVAKIEEDPESGDPILTLEDIEGSAKITKKVDMVVLATGMEPAIKSAGNHGLKLDDNGFIDADLQKAGIYSSGVAKRPNDVTNSVQDSTASALRGIQSTVRR; the protein is encoded by the coding sequence ATGCCAGAGGAAAAAACGGCACAAATGGTGGTAATAGGCGGCGGTATAAGCGGTATGACTACAGCTATAGAGGCTGCTGAGGCAGGTATAACCTCGGTGATTATAGAGAAAAGTCCATATCTTGGCGGTCGTGTTGCCCAATTAAATAAGTACTTCCCAAAACTCTGCCCGCCGTACTGCGGGATGGAGATAAATTTCAGACGTATCAAACAGAATTCAAAAATTAGTTACTACACTATGTCGGAGGTAGAGAGCGTAAGTGGCTCCGAAGGGAATTTTACCGTAAAAGTTAAGATTAATCCCCGGTTAGTTAATTCAAAGTGTACCGCATGCAATAAGTGCGTTGAGGTGTGCCCGGTAGAGCGCACAAATTTATTTAATTTCGGATTGGATAAAACAAAGGCCGTTTATCTTCCCCATGATATGGCTTTTCCTATGAGGTATGTGATAGATGATACTCTTTGCACTAAAGCCTCCTGTGCAAAGTGCGCCGCTGTTTGTAAGTACGATGCTATAGATTTTGATATGAAACCTGAGACGGTAGAGATAAAGACGCAGTCGGTGGTCTATGCTACGGGTTGGAATCCGTATGACGCAAAGAAAATGGATAATCTGGGGTTCGGGAAAGTTAAAAACGCGGTAACAAACATGATGATGGAGCGTATGGCCTCACCTAATGGCCCAACAAAGGGGAAAATTGTCAGACCCAGTGATAAGAAAGAGCCCAAAACGGTGGCCTTTGTACAGTGTGCAGGTTCAAGAGACATCAACCATCTTGCCCACTGTTCGGCTATATGCTGTATGGCCTCACTTAAACAGGCAACGTACTTAAGGGAGCAATATCCGGATTCCAATGTGTTTATTTATTACATAGATTTGAGAACACCCGGTAAGTATGAGGACTTTTTAAAGAAAATTCAGGCAGATGAAAACGTGCATATGATAAAGGGAAAGGTTGCGAAAATAGAAGAGGACCCGGAAAGCGGAGACCCGATACTTACCCTTGAGGATATAGAGGGTTCTGCTAAGATAACTAAAAAGGTTGACATGGTGGTCCTTGCAACCGGAATGGAGCCGGCCATAAAGAGTGCCGGTAATCACGGTTTAAAGCTCGATGACAACGGTTTTATAGATGCTGACCTACAAAAAGCAGGCATATATTCATCCGGCGTGGCAAAGAGGCCTAACGACGTGACTAATTCCGTTCAGGACTCAACGGCATCGGCCCTGAGGGGCATACAGTCCACGGTGAGGAGGTAA